The Prevotella melaninogenica genome window below encodes:
- the murA gene encoding UDP-N-acetylglucosamine 1-carboxyvinyltransferase, with translation MESFIIEGGHRLSGTIAPQGAKNEALEVICATLLTSEEVIIRNVPDILDVNNLIKLLQDIGVKVKKLAPNEFSFQADEVNLDYLESSDFVKKCSSLRGSVLMIGPLLGRFGKATIAKPGGDKIGRRRLDTHFLGFKNLGAHFGRVEDRDVYEIQADKLVGTYMLLDEASVTGTANIIMAAVLAEGTTTIYNAACEPYIQQLCKMLNAMGAKISGIASNLITIEGVKELHAADHRILPDMIEVGSFIGIAAMIGDGVRIKDVSVANLGLILDTFRRLGVQIIEDGDDLLIPRQDHYVIDSFIDGTIMTISDAPWPGLTPDLISVLLVVATQAQGSVLFHQKMFESRLFFVDKLIDMGAQIILCDPHRAVVVGHDNAKKLRAGRMSSPDIRAGIALLIAALTAQGTSRIDNIAQIDRGYENIEGRLNALGAKIQRAEVC, from the coding sequence ATGGAATCCTTTATCATAGAAGGTGGACATCGGCTGAGTGGCACGATTGCTCCACAAGGTGCAAAGAATGAAGCCTTGGAGGTGATTTGCGCAACATTATTGACATCTGAAGAAGTTATCATACGTAATGTACCTGATATTCTCGATGTGAACAATCTCATCAAGCTCTTACAGGATATTGGGGTGAAGGTTAAGAAGCTTGCCCCTAATGAGTTCTCTTTCCAAGCAGACGAAGTAAACCTCGATTATTTAGAGAGTAGTGACTTTGTGAAGAAGTGCTCTTCTCTGCGTGGAAGTGTCTTGATGATTGGTCCATTGTTGGGTCGTTTTGGTAAGGCTACTATTGCAAAACCAGGTGGTGACAAGATTGGTCGTCGTCGTTTGGACACCCATTTCCTTGGATTCAAGAATCTTGGTGCACACTTTGGGCGTGTTGAAGACCGTGATGTATATGAGATACAAGCTGATAAACTTGTTGGAACCTATATGCTATTAGACGAAGCATCTGTTACAGGTACTGCCAATATTATCATGGCAGCAGTGTTAGCAGAAGGAACAACAACTATTTATAACGCAGCTTGTGAGCCTTATATCCAGCAACTCTGTAAGATGCTTAATGCAATGGGAGCGAAGATTAGCGGTATTGCCAGCAACTTGATTACTATCGAGGGTGTGAAGGAATTGCATGCTGCTGACCATAGAATCCTGCCTGATATGATTGAAGTTGGTTCTTTCATTGGTATTGCTGCAATGATTGGTGATGGTGTTCGTATTAAGGATGTGTCAGTTGCTAACTTGGGATTGATACTCGACACCTTCCGTCGACTTGGTGTACAGATTATCGAAGATGGTGATGACCTCCTTATTCCACGTCAGGACCACTATGTGATAGACTCTTTCATTGATGGAACGATTATGACCATCAGCGATGCTCCATGGCCAGGATTGACACCAGACCTTATCTCTGTGCTTCTCGTAGTTGCTACACAGGCGCAGGGTAGTGTACTTTTCCACCAGAAGATGTTTGAGAGTCGTTTGTTCTTTGTGGATAAACTCATTGACATGGGTGCACAGATAATCCTCTGTGATCCCCACCGTGCCGTAGTTGTTGGTCATGATAATGCCAAGAAACTCCGTGCAGGTCGTATGTCAAGTCCTGATATTCGTGCGGGTATTGCACTGCTTATCGCTGCACTAACAGCACAGGGAACAAGCCGTATTGATAATATCGCACAGATTGACCGAGGATATGAGAACATCGAAGGACGTCTTAATGCTCTTGGTGCAAAGATTCAGCGAGCAGAGGTTTGTTAG
- a CDS encoding chromate transporter: MIYLELFYTFFIIGLFGFGGGYGMLSLIQTETVVNHHWLSSAEFTNIVAVSQMTPGPIGINSATYCGYTAVHNAGFGAGMAVLGSLTATIALVLPSLIIMILISKMFLKYMNTPVVQSVFSGLRPVVVGLLAAATLLLCNTENFSAPSINPWQFWISLFLFTATFVGTMWLKINPIRMICYAAFAGLILLY; this comes from the coding sequence ATGATATACTTAGAACTTTTCTACACATTCTTTATCATCGGACTCTTTGGATTCGGTGGAGGATATGGAATGTTATCATTGATACAAACAGAAACGGTTGTAAACCATCATTGGCTTAGCTCTGCTGAGTTTACCAACATCGTTGCTGTATCACAGATGACGCCTGGACCTATTGGTATAAACTCTGCTACCTATTGCGGTTATACAGCCGTACATAATGCAGGCTTTGGCGCAGGTATGGCAGTATTGGGTAGTCTCACCGCGACCATAGCCCTTGTACTTCCATCGTTGATAATAATGATTCTTATCAGTAAGATGTTCCTCAAGTATATGAACACACCTGTTGTACAGTCAGTTTTTTCAGGTCTACGCCCAGTAGTAGTGGGTCTATTAGCAGCTGCCACCTTATTATTATGTAATACTGAGAACTTTTCTGCACCAAGTATTAACCCTTGGCAGTTTTGGATTAGTCTATTCCTCTTTACCGCAACCTTTGTTGGTACGATGTGGTTAAAGATAAATCCTATCCGCATGATATGTTATGCTGCCTTTGCAGGACTGATACTGCTTTATTGA
- the rimM gene encoding ribosome maturation factor RimM (Essential for efficient processing of 16S rRNA): MIKKEEVYKIGRIGKPHGVHGELQLQFSDDVFDVVDADYLILDIDGILVPFFIEEYRFRSDEIALMKFCDINSDAQACELTGCIVYFPRKLAEEGTDDVSWAQIVGYSLIDEATNNVIGKIVAVDETTVNTLFEVSTPEGEEILIPASDELIVATDIASKTITMRIPSGLLDL, translated from the coding sequence ATGATAAAGAAGGAAGAAGTCTATAAGATTGGGCGCATCGGGAAGCCGCATGGCGTACACGGAGAGTTGCAGTTGCAGTTCTCCGATGACGTTTTTGATGTGGTAGATGCCGATTACCTGATATTGGATATTGACGGAATCCTTGTTCCTTTCTTTATAGAGGAATATCGGTTCCGTTCTGATGAGATTGCCCTGATGAAGTTCTGTGACATCAATAGCGATGCACAAGCATGCGAACTGACAGGATGTATTGTCTATTTCCCACGTAAGTTGGCAGAAGAAGGGACAGATGATGTGTCATGGGCGCAGATTGTCGGTTATTCCTTGATAGATGAAGCAACGAATAATGTGATTGGCAAGATTGTTGCTGTAGATGAAACAACTGTCAATACGCTCTTTGAGGTGAGTACACCTGAAGGCGAGGAAATACTCATTCCTGCCAGTGATGAACTTATTGTTGCGACAGACATAGCGTCAAAGACGATTACGATGCGGATTCCATCAGGGCTACTTGACCTCTGA
- a CDS encoding YicC/YloC family endoribonuclease has protein sequence MILSMTGYGKAVVAYKEKKINVEVKSLNSKSLDLSARIAPLYREKEMEIRRLLAQKLERGKVDFSLWVEKESTVDATPINAALVENYYKQIKAISASTGIPEPEDWFTTLLRLPDVTAKTEVEVLDDEEWEVAQQAINEAIEKLTEFRKQEGAALQKKFTEKIDNITNLLKSIEPFEKNRVPKIREKIIDGLKQIPEVDYDKNRLEQELIYYIEKLDINEEKQRLTNHLKYFHETMKESGHGVGKKLGFIAQEMGREINTTGSKSNQAEMQNIVVKMKDELEQIKEQVLNAL, from the coding sequence ATGATACTATCAATGACTGGCTATGGCAAAGCTGTTGTAGCCTACAAGGAAAAGAAAATCAATGTTGAGGTGAAATCACTTAATAGTAAGTCACTCGACCTCTCAGCACGCATCGCACCCCTCTACAGAGAAAAGGAAATGGAAATTCGTCGTCTCCTTGCGCAGAAGTTAGAGCGCGGTAAAGTTGACTTCTCCCTATGGGTTGAAAAGGAGTCTACTGTTGACGCCACTCCTATCAACGCTGCTCTGGTAGAGAACTATTATAAACAGATTAAGGCAATCTCTGCATCTACTGGTATCCCAGAGCCAGAGGATTGGTTTACTACACTCCTTCGTCTTCCTGACGTAACAGCAAAGACTGAAGTTGAGGTTTTAGATGACGAGGAATGGGAAGTAGCACAGCAGGCTATCAACGAGGCTATTGAAAAGCTCACCGAATTCCGCAAACAGGAAGGAGCTGCTCTACAAAAGAAGTTTACAGAGAAGATTGACAATATCACTAATCTTTTGAAGAGCATCGAACCTTTTGAAAAGAATCGTGTACCAAAAATTAGAGAAAAGATTATTGATGGTCTCAAACAGATTCCAGAGGTTGACTACGATAAGAACCGTCTTGAGCAGGAGTTGATTTACTATATTGAGAAACTTGACATCAACGAGGAGAAACAGCGACTGACAAACCACCTCAAATACTTCCATGAAACAATGAAAGAGAGTGGTCATGGTGTTGGTAAAAAACTCGGTTTCATCGCACAAGAAATGGGACGCGAAATTAATACCACAGGTTCTAAGAGCAATCAAGCAGAGATGCAAAACATCGTTGTTAAGATGAAAGACGAGTTGGAGCAGATTAAGGAACAGGTTTTGAATGCGTTGTAA
- a CDS encoding outer membrane beta-barrel protein, whose translation MKRFLLCIAALSFYVNLQAKVVITGQVTDETTSPIIGAVVKLVTQTTLITQTVTNNEGSFNLTMEESDGHKELIITYMGYADYRVSLENIQRNTDLGKIQLTPSSQELKGVEVIGRREIQKIDRRIITPSKLQLKASTNGVMLIQNMQLAGIRVNTIDNTITTTTGDAVQLRINGVIAKIEEVKALRPQDIVKVEYHDMPGLRFNGAAAVLDFIVKYKNKGGNINGDLTDGLSMLGYGENLLSANYHKGRSEIKSSFYWNRRDLKWKRENYEEYHYPHQTIENREIGEPTKVKFDNMNFSLWYNYSFKKSSISAIFRDYYNKESNSMEDRISTLYRGTDVYHITDFRHGHDNTPSLDLYFQTELAHNQHLYFDLIGTYINSHSQRTYTLSSTTQPTQTIASITDGNKYSIIGEGIYERMFKDSKLSFGLKHTQMYTNNTYDGNIQSQVNMNTAETFAYTEWMSKLGKLTYTLGLGGMRIYNHQHDKKLSKFILRPKLSLAYQPCSNVTLKYQGYVSAYAPSLSDMSNVSQDIDVYQLRKGNPNLKSVTFVSNELSLNWGTKWCDLSLFGRYSYDSHPIMEETYIDNGKFVRTIDNQKNFHRLHTQMDIKLHPFGDWFSLQLTPFFNRYISNGHTYAHTLSNWGLNGNLLVMYKQWVFTAVVQTRYNELWGETLTKGEANHAISVGYNKDKWALNLIMALPFSKQYSNETDNLSRLAPNQQLAFSKSLRRILLLNFTFNLNYGKGKSSINKRISNSDNDTGIMYGR comes from the coding sequence ATGAAAAGATTTCTTCTGTGCATAGCAGCACTGAGTTTTTACGTTAACTTGCAAGCAAAAGTTGTCATAACAGGGCAAGTTACTGACGAAACAACATCCCCTATCATTGGTGCCGTAGTCAAGTTAGTCACCCAAACAACGTTAATTACGCAGACAGTAACCAACAATGAGGGTTCATTTAACCTTACCATGGAGGAGAGCGATGGGCACAAAGAACTCATCATAACCTATATGGGATATGCTGATTATCGTGTATCTCTGGAGAACATACAAAGGAATACCGACCTTGGAAAGATTCAACTGACTCCTTCCTCACAAGAGTTAAAAGGCGTAGAAGTGATTGGGAGGCGTGAAATACAGAAGATTGACCGGCGGATTATCACCCCTTCAAAACTCCAGCTAAAGGCTTCTACTAACGGAGTAATGCTCATACAGAACATGCAATTAGCTGGTATTCGGGTCAATACCATTGATAATACCATCACGACGACGACTGGAGATGCAGTCCAATTACGCATTAATGGTGTCATAGCAAAGATAGAAGAAGTAAAAGCCCTACGCCCTCAAGACATTGTAAAGGTTGAATACCACGATATGCCTGGACTACGTTTTAACGGTGCAGCAGCCGTCCTCGACTTCATTGTGAAGTATAAGAATAAAGGTGGAAACATCAATGGTGACCTCACCGATGGACTATCGATGTTAGGCTATGGAGAGAACCTTTTGTCTGCCAACTATCACAAAGGTAGATCCGAGATAAAGTCTTCTTTCTATTGGAATAGGCGTGATTTGAAGTGGAAAAGAGAGAACTACGAGGAGTACCACTACCCTCATCAGACCATAGAGAATAGAGAGATTGGTGAGCCAACAAAGGTTAAGTTTGATAATATGAACTTCTCTCTGTGGTACAACTATTCGTTTAAGAAGAGCAGTATTAGTGCTATCTTCCGTGATTACTACAATAAAGAATCTAACTCAATGGAGGATAGAATCAGTACGCTTTATCGCGGTACTGACGTCTACCACATCACCGACTTTAGGCATGGACACGATAACACGCCCTCGTTAGATTTGTATTTTCAAACTGAGCTTGCCCATAACCAGCACTTGTACTTCGACCTAATTGGCACTTACATCAATAGCCATAGCCAGCGTACATACACCTTATCATCAACCACACAACCTACTCAGACGATTGCTTCCATTACTGATGGTAACAAGTACTCCATAATAGGTGAGGGTATTTATGAGCGCATGTTCAAGGATAGCAAACTGTCGTTTGGGTTGAAGCATACGCAGATGTACACTAATAACACGTATGATGGAAACATCCAAAGTCAGGTAAATATGAATACAGCGGAGACTTTCGCTTACACTGAATGGATGTCAAAACTGGGCAAGCTGACCTATACCCTCGGGTTGGGAGGGATGCGTATTTACAACCATCAGCACGATAAGAAGCTATCGAAGTTCATCCTTCGTCCAAAGCTCTCCCTCGCTTATCAACCTTGTAGTAACGTAACTTTAAAATATCAAGGATACGTTTCGGCTTATGCTCCTTCACTATCCGACATGAGCAATGTGTCACAGGATATTGACGTATATCAGCTTAGAAAGGGCAATCCTAACCTAAAGTCTGTAACCTTCGTATCGAATGAGTTGTCCTTAAACTGGGGCACAAAATGGTGCGATCTATCGTTATTTGGAAGGTATAGTTACGATTCCCACCCTATCATGGAAGAGACTTATATTGACAACGGAAAGTTTGTTAGGACAATAGATAACCAAAAAAACTTCCACAGACTACATACCCAAATGGACATAAAGTTGCATCCCTTTGGCGATTGGTTCTCGTTACAACTTACTCCATTCTTCAATCGGTACATCAGTAATGGGCATACTTACGCACATACACTCTCGAACTGGGGACTGAATGGAAATCTACTCGTAATGTACAAACAATGGGTATTCACAGCTGTAGTACAGACCAGATACAATGAATTATGGGGTGAAACTCTTACCAAAGGAGAAGCGAATCACGCCATATCAGTAGGTTATAACAAAGACAAATGGGCGTTAAATCTCATCATGGCATTACCTTTTTCTAAACAATACTCAAATGAGACGGATAACTTGTCACGCCTCGCTCCTAACCAGCAACTGGCTTTCTCAAAGAGTTTGAGACGGATACTTCTACTTAACTTCACATTCAATTTGAATTATGGAAAAGGCAAATCAAGTATCAATAAACGTATTTCCAACTCTGATAATGATACAGGTATCATGTATGGAAGATAA
- the tsaB gene encoding tRNA (adenosine(37)-N6)-threonylcarbamoyltransferase complex dimerization subunit type 1 TsaB → MSCILNIDTSTNVCSVAVSQDGTCIFDKQDTLDPKHREKLGTFVDEALAFIDNNNLSLDAVAVSGGPGSYTGLRVGVSMAKGICYGRGVKLLAVPTLELLAVPVLLHHEEVEENALLIPMIDARRMEVYSAVYDRALKEVRGIQADVVDENTYKEYLDRGPVYFFGNGAEKCMEIINHPNAHLIKGIDALAKNMFPLAEKRIAQEKFEDVAYFVPFYLKDFVAKQAKPLL, encoded by the coding sequence ATGTCTTGTATATTAAATATTGATACGAGTACAAATGTGTGCTCTGTTGCAGTAAGTCAGGATGGAACTTGTATTTTCGATAAGCAAGATACGCTCGATCCTAAGCATAGAGAAAAGTTAGGGACATTTGTTGATGAGGCACTTGCCTTCATTGATAATAATAACTTGTCATTGGATGCAGTGGCAGTTAGTGGTGGTCCAGGTTCATATACTGGTCTGCGTGTCGGTGTGTCTATGGCAAAGGGGATCTGCTATGGACGGGGAGTAAAGTTGTTGGCAGTACCTACGTTAGAGTTGTTAGCTGTACCAGTATTGCTTCATCATGAGGAGGTTGAGGAGAATGCACTTCTCATTCCAATGATTGATGCGCGCCGTATGGAAGTTTATTCTGCTGTGTATGATCGTGCTTTGAAGGAAGTGCGTGGTATTCAGGCAGATGTAGTAGACGAGAATACCTACAAGGAATATCTTGATCGTGGTCCTGTTTATTTCTTTGGTAATGGCGCAGAGAAGTGCATGGAGATTATCAATCATCCTAATGCACACCTAATCAAGGGTATTGATGCTTTGGCTAAGAATATGTTCCCGTTGGCGGAGAAGCGTATTGCACAAGAGAAGTTTGAGGACGTAGCTTACTTCGTTCCATTCTATCTCAAGGACTTTGTCGCTAAGCAGGCAAAGCCATTGCTGTAG
- a CDS encoding DUF4290 domain-containing protein has product MNIEGLDYNTQRERLILPQYGREIQNMVDYAVALPTKEERQRCAETIISIMDRMNAQNRGNFDHMEKLWDHLALMANFELDIDYPCDVSEALKIATKPEPMSYPMSNIPVRHYGRLLFEAFEELKTMEPGARRDAFVRSVANQMKRSLMQWGHGTSDDEKIASDLARYTDGKIQLDLDTFKFEKINAREFAQPRNKKKK; this is encoded by the coding sequence ATGAATATAGAAGGATTAGATTATAACACACAGCGAGAACGACTCATACTGCCACAGTATGGGCGAGAGATACAGAATATGGTGGATTATGCCGTTGCACTCCCTACAAAGGAAGAGCGTCAGCGATGTGCAGAAACCATTATTTCCATTATGGATAGGATGAATGCCCAGAATCGTGGTAACTTTGATCACATGGAAAAGCTCTGGGATCATTTGGCATTGATGGCTAACTTTGAGTTGGATATTGACTATCCTTGTGATGTGTCAGAGGCTTTGAAGATTGCTACTAAGCCAGAACCAATGAGCTATCCCATGTCAAATATTCCAGTAAGGCATTATGGGCGATTACTCTTTGAGGCTTTTGAGGAATTGAAAACAATGGAGCCTGGAGCACGTCGTGATGCTTTCGTGCGTTCGGTTGCTAATCAGATGAAACGTAGTCTGATGCAGTGGGGACATGGTACTTCTGATGATGAGAAGATAGCTTCGGACCTTGCCCGCTATACAGATGGTAAGATTCAGCTTGACCTTGACACATTCAAGTTTGAGAAAATTAATGCGAGAGAGTTTGCTCAGCCTCGTAATAAGAAGAAAAAGTAA
- a CDS encoding chromate transporter: MDKDNISSTPNTQHPSPKGFYWEAFKTFFKIGAFTLGGGYAMISIIQNEVVVKRKWIPEDQFVDLIAVAQSCPGVLAANISVFVGYKMRKTLGALVTCLGAILPSFLIILCIALFFHQFMDIPWVAAIFRGIRPAVVALIAAPTFTLAKSAKLSLANCWIPIVTAIAIWLLGVNPVYVIIAAGLGGFLYGKFIKPTE; encoded by the coding sequence GTGGACAAAGATAACATTTCATCAACACCCAACACTCAACACCCATCACCCAAAGGCTTCTACTGGGAAGCTTTCAAAACCTTCTTTAAGATTGGAGCCTTCACACTTGGCGGTGGATATGCTATGATTTCAATTATCCAAAATGAAGTCGTAGTGAAGAGAAAGTGGATTCCAGAAGACCAGTTTGTTGACCTGATAGCTGTTGCACAAAGCTGTCCTGGTGTCCTTGCTGCAAACATCAGTGTCTTTGTAGGATATAAGATGCGAAAGACACTGGGTGCACTCGTCACTTGTTTAGGAGCTATTCTCCCCTCATTCCTCATCATTCTCTGCATCGCACTCTTCTTCCATCAGTTTATGGACATCCCTTGGGTGGCAGCAATTTTCCGTGGAATACGCCCTGCTGTCGTGGCTTTGATTGCAGCACCAACCTTTACCTTGGCTAAGAGTGCAAAACTTTCATTGGCAAACTGTTGGATTCCTATTGTCACCGCCATAGCCATTTGGCTGTTAGGTGTCAATCCTGTTTACGTCATTATTGCAGCAGGATTGGGTGGATTCCTTTATGGGAAGTTTATTAAACCGACGGAGTGA
- the rseP gene encoding RIP metalloprotease RseP — protein METFLIRLLQFVLAISLLVLLHEGGHMFFAKLFGVRVEKFFVFFDVGIGKWKGKLFSWKPKKDDTEYGMGWLPLGGYCKISGMIDESFDTDQMKQEPQPWEFRTKPAWQRLLIMIGGVLVNFLLALFIYSMVMFTWGDSYFKVSDMSMGMRFNAEAKALGFKDHDVMLGTDQGPFREYANVNGDFFRQIAQAKRVDVLRNGKKHSITLPGDLDMLSMIKTRPLFAEPFIPAQVDSVLGDTPAAKAGIKAGDVIKSINGKPIETWTDMNYQTGVLSDVLAVKNTHKDSLAVRSVVLTVQHKGAAKLDTLKLMLTPDLKLGVLQSTLASYYKPVQEEYSFFESFPAGIKHGWNVLRGYVGNFRYLASADGAKSIGGFGAIGSLFPPFWDWYMFWSMTAFLSIMLAFMNILPIPALDGGHVVFLLYEMITRRKPSEKFMVRAEYVGITILILLMIFANLNDILRWLHIM, from the coding sequence ATGGAAACATTTCTGATCAGATTGCTCCAGTTTGTTCTGGCAATCTCTCTGCTTGTCCTGCTGCATGAAGGCGGACACATGTTCTTTGCGAAGCTTTTCGGTGTTCGCGTTGAGAAGTTCTTCGTATTCTTCGATGTGGGCATCGGTAAGTGGAAAGGTAAACTCTTCAGTTGGAAACCTAAGAAAGACGATACGGAATATGGTATGGGTTGGTTGCCACTTGGTGGCTACTGCAAGATTTCTGGTATGATAGATGAAAGCTTTGATACCGACCAGATGAAGCAGGAACCACAGCCATGGGAGTTCCGTACAAAGCCAGCTTGGCAGCGTCTTTTGATTATGATAGGTGGTGTGTTGGTCAACTTTCTCCTCGCTCTCTTTATTTACTCAATGGTGATGTTCACATGGGGAGACAGCTATTTCAAGGTGTCTGACATGAGTATGGGTATGCGTTTCAATGCTGAGGCTAAGGCTTTGGGTTTCAAAGACCACGATGTAATGTTGGGAACAGACCAAGGTCCTTTCCGTGAGTATGCCAATGTGAATGGCGATTTCTTCCGTCAGATAGCACAGGCAAAGCGTGTGGATGTATTGCGTAATGGCAAGAAACATAGTATTACTCTGCCTGGTGATTTGGATATGCTCTCAATGATTAAGACGCGTCCTTTGTTTGCAGAACCTTTCATTCCTGCACAGGTGGATAGCGTGTTGGGTGATACTCCTGCTGCAAAAGCAGGTATCAAGGCTGGCGATGTCATTAAGTCTATCAATGGGAAGCCTATTGAGACGTGGACAGATATGAATTATCAGACAGGTGTCTTGAGTGATGTCTTGGCAGTGAAGAATACGCATAAGGATTCTCTTGCAGTTCGTTCTGTTGTGCTGACAGTTCAGCATAAGGGCGCAGCAAAGCTCGATACATTGAAGCTTATGTTGACACCTGATTTGAAGTTGGGTGTTTTGCAGTCAACATTGGCAAGTTATTATAAGCCTGTACAGGAGGAATACTCCTTCTTTGAGAGTTTCCCTGCAGGTATAAAGCATGGTTGGAACGTACTGCGTGGCTATGTCGGTAACTTCCGTTACCTTGCTTCAGCAGATGGTGCTAAGAGCATTGGAGGCTTTGGAGCTATCGGTAGTCTTTTCCCTCCATTCTGGGACTGGTATATGTTCTGGTCAATGACAGCCTTCTTGAGTATCATGCTTGCCTTCATGAACATTCTTCCTATCCCTGCTTTGGATGGTGGTCATGTGGTATTCCTTCTCTATGAGATGATTACTCGTCGTAAACCGTCAGAGAAATTCATGGTACGTGCGGAGTATGTAGGTATAACCATCCTAATCCTCCTTATGATATTTGCCAACCTTAACGACATTCTTCGTTGGTTGCATATTATGTAA
- a CDS encoding 1-deoxy-D-xylulose-5-phosphate reductoisomerase, translating to MKQQICILGSTGSIGTQALDVISQHPDLYEAYALTANHRWKELAEQARRFNPAAVVIADEAYYEPLKQELADMPDVKVYAGSKALEDIVELPSIDMVLTAMVGYSGLAPTIHAIKAKKKICLANKETLVVAGELILQLAQQYHVPILPVDSEHSAIFQSLVGEDANEIEKILLTCSGGPFRTFTHEQLKHVTAADALKHPTWDMGAKITIDSASLMNKGFEVIEAKWLFGVPADKIQVLVHPQSIVHSAVQFCDGGVKAQLGVPDMRLPIQYAFSFPQRLPLRGDRLDFFRQPLEFFEPDVEKFKCLAMAYEAINKGGNMPCIVNAANEIVNEGFRKGACSFLAMGDIIEKAMQTVAFDSNPDYDVYVQTDAEARRVALEIMNNK from the coding sequence ATGAAACAACAAATCTGTATATTAGGCTCAACAGGTAGCATTGGTACGCAAGCCCTTGATGTTATCAGTCAGCATCCTGACCTTTATGAGGCTTATGCACTCACTGCAAATCATCGTTGGAAGGAACTTGCTGAGCAGGCTCGTCGCTTTAATCCTGCTGCGGTTGTCATTGCTGATGAGGCTTATTATGAACCTTTGAAGCAAGAGTTGGCTGATATGCCTGATGTAAAGGTGTATGCTGGTAGCAAAGCTTTGGAGGATATCGTTGAGTTACCATCAATAGATATGGTACTTACAGCGATGGTTGGCTATTCTGGTCTTGCTCCAACAATCCATGCTATCAAAGCAAAGAAGAAAATATGTCTGGCAAACAAGGAGACACTTGTTGTTGCTGGTGAGTTGATTCTTCAGTTGGCTCAGCAGTACCATGTGCCTATCCTGCCTGTGGACAGCGAGCATAGTGCTATCTTCCAGAGCTTAGTTGGTGAGGATGCGAACGAGATTGAGAAGATTCTTCTCACCTGTTCTGGTGGACCATTCCGTACCTTTACCCATGAACAGTTGAAGCATGTCACTGCAGCTGATGCTCTCAAGCATCCTACATGGGATATGGGTGCAAAGATTACTATCGATTCCGCGTCTTTGATGAACAAGGGTTTTGAAGTGATAGAAGCTAAGTGGCTCTTTGGTGTGCCTGCTGATAAGATACAAGTGTTGGTTCATCCACAGTCTATTGTTCACAGTGCGGTACAGTTCTGTGATGGTGGTGTAAAGGCACAGTTGGGTGTTCCTGATATGCGATTGCCTATTCAGTATGCCTTTTCATTCCCACAGCGCCTGCCATTAAGGGGCGATAGGTTAGACTTCTTCCGTCAGCCGTTAGAGTTCTTTGAGCCTGATGTGGAGAAGTTTAAGTGTCTTGCAATGGCATACGAAGCTATTAATAAGGGTGGCAATATGCCTTGCATTGTCAATGCTGCCAATGAGATCGTTAATGAAGGCTTCCGTAAGGGCGCTTGTAGTTTCTTGGCAATGGGCGACATTATTGAGAAGGCAATGCAAACTGTTGCTTTTGATAGCAATCCAGATTATGATGTATATGTGCAGACGGATGCTGAGGCACGCCGTGTAGCACTTGAGATTATGAATAATAAATAA